In Flavobacterium sp. N1736, the following are encoded in one genomic region:
- a CDS encoding T9SS type B sorting domain-containing protein, with protein sequence MQNFQHLQLISFEQTFYQKTRFSFWNTISFQLDKNNSAGISTRLRLLQIIVFFMYCFAMQGQCTVNTINADFEYPVISSSGTNIHQDTYAPQLGWRTTATDGQLEFWKNGGTQNRYAYSGTQFVELNANQSSGLYQDYDTSIATYFNYSFAHMGRDGVDKMVLKAGPPGGPYTTVTTVSTGKKWELYGGTYTVPNGQIKTRFIFEALSTATSDLTVGNFLDAINFTATIDPPKITDGDVDPVSGAIVKTINTNTSTTFTVSGYPGAIISWYDSTGSVLLHQGTTFTTPILTVNTKYKLKQKSSANCESSLQEIEVRIETPTISAWLNVRDANNNGIIEPGENITFILRLSNTDPNHKTLKNVTGSIDMPAHTTLVRGPEFITPSDNSFSSIGGSTYTDFPYLWNLDYMRDPAVLIVVKADCDLTDIMQIETIGRIYIDGEEVKISVPSIPISDTGTWVTTPGNNKYLNPPTLVNCQNSAGCPSGLPVATSKVTVLNITNPSTVFLPATIDLATTVNANSSLGILSYWKDSLATIPLTNSETVAVSGTYYIKNTTPNGCQIIKPVVVTVNPKPAIIDAKGITICKGESGSLTATTDSKAETVFTGTWNPLTDPKTYMPTNPRVNPGIPTPPCSFNSTATATYHTKTFSVNVTGIYTMKLTGLNTDYRAGYIYKGNYTLGTCPGDGTWIVEGDDYGVSGGQIPTLTARLEVGTLYTLVSLVNASISQKPIDYTWTLTPPEDGGFFLNPTNSWYTSETGGNPIAWGSNFNPAGVPGSGLPDTNTPGKTTYYIWDGITGSPRIAVDFVILPEVAKPIISTTASTCSMEGINKIDNYVGGNTYTFDPLGPEVSASSVITGMIPGIDYTVTSRDANTNCTSTASAQFSKVAFDNSNCLPFLTTAVKSITKNVCNTFGEIISYEITISNTGFETAKGVELNLIFPTGMSFDSATASYSNSASGPIGQLTNANSSTNPIVRGFEIPFNSIVIISLKGKITSVFPSGTYSVNAQATYNDPTSRNPNKKITPYINSYAGLNNYEIGGDVLGSNFNGSLTTDDDVKINAMPLTPTMSKKDATCSAAATSTISNYVAGNTYTFDPAGPTVDTAGLISGMVIGTPYSVTSGDTNCTSAASVPFSNAAQLATAEVPTITAVTATCSAAATSTISNYVAGNIYTFDPAGPTVDTAGLISGMVIGTPYTVTSGDANCTSAASVPFSNAAQLTTAEVPVIEKTPATCSAAATSTISNYVLGNTYTFDPAGPTVDTAGLISGMVIGTPYTVTSGDANCTSAASVPFSNAAQLATAEVPTITAVTATCSAAATSTISNYVLGNTYAFDPTGPTVDTAGLISGMVIGTPYSVTSGDTNCTSAASVPFSNAAQLATAEVPTITAVTATCSAAATSTISNYVAGNIYTFDPAGPTVDTAGLISGMVIGTPYTVTSGDTSCTSAASVPFSNTAQLATAEVPTITAVTATCSAAATSTISNYVLGNTYAFDPTGPTVDTAGLISGMVIGTPYTVTSGDANCTSAASVPFSNAAQLTTAEVPTITAVTATCSAAATSTISNYVLGNTYAFDPTGPTVDTAGLISGMVIGTPYTATSGDANCTSAASVPFSNAAQLITAEVPTITAVTATCSAAATSTISNYALGNTYTFVPAGPTVDTAGLISGMVIGTPYSVTSGDTNCTSAASVPFSNAAQLATAEVPVIEKTPATCSAAATSTIGNYVLGNTYTFDPAGPTVDTAGLIRGMVIGTPYTVTSGDANCTSAASVPFSNAAQLATAEVPTITAVTATCSAAATSTISNYVAGNTYTFDPTGPTVDTAGLISGMVIGASYSVTSGDTNCTSAASVPFSNAAQLITAEVPTITAVTATCSAAATSTISNYVAGNIYTFVPAGPTVDTAGLISGMIIGTPYTVTSGDANCTSAASVPFSNAAQLATAEVPTITAVTATCSAAATSTISNYVLGNTYAFDPTGPTVDTAGLISGMVIGASYSVTSGDTNCTSAASVPFSNAAQLITAEVPTITAVTATCSAAATSTISNYVAGNIYTFDPAGPTVDTAGLISGMVIGTPYTVTSGDTSCTSAASVPFSNTAQLATAEVPTITAVTATCSAAATSTISNYVLGNTYAFDPTGPTVDTAGLISGMVIGTPYTVTSGDANCTSAASVPFSNAAQLTTAEVPTLSTVTQPTCETTTGSFTITNYDILYNYTITPETGVVQTGAIVVAPVGQYLVYAKNGDCKSEPENVFIIAPSTLTADLVTNSIIPEYCSADKDGSFKIEITGGIMPYTVSLDNKNGTYTEINDNENTFMNLGGGSHTVYIKDASDCVTELEVIMPKATVINPVANVSYSCLNDIPSNSVTISVDPSITDLNDLDYSLDGITYQSDNTFVNIPPGSHTIKARHTNGCTQSTREFIVDYIEPLTLTLADGELNEIVATTTGGEGQYRYSFEGESYSTVNKFIIYKSGTYTVTVTDKNGCTATASRYFEYIDVCIPNHFTPNGDGVNDEWGPGCSINYKHLTFTIFDRHGRIIGNYMFGQKWDGKYNGTELSSGDYWYVLKLNDNKDNREFVGHFTLYR encoded by the coding sequence ATGCAAAATTTTCAACATTTACAACTTATTTCATTTGAGCAGACTTTTTATCAAAAAACAAGATTTTCTTTTTGGAATACAATTTCATTTCAACTAGATAAAAATAATTCAGCAGGTATTTCTACGCGTTTAAGATTATTACAAATAATAGTTTTCTTTATGTATTGCTTTGCTATGCAAGGACAATGCACAGTTAATACCATAAATGCAGATTTTGAATATCCTGTAATATCCAGTTCTGGAACAAACATACATCAAGACACATATGCTCCACAACTAGGGTGGAGAACTACTGCCACAGATGGGCAGTTAGAATTTTGGAAAAATGGAGGGACTCAGAATCGTTATGCCTATTCCGGAACTCAATTTGTAGAACTTAATGCCAATCAATCTTCAGGATTATACCAGGATTATGATACATCAATTGCTACTTATTTTAACTATTCATTTGCCCATATGGGCAGAGATGGAGTGGATAAAATGGTCCTAAAAGCTGGTCCTCCCGGAGGTCCCTATACTACTGTCACAACAGTTTCTACTGGAAAAAAATGGGAATTATACGGAGGGACTTATACGGTGCCTAATGGTCAAATTAAAACCCGCTTTATTTTTGAAGCTCTTTCTACTGCTACGAGTGATTTAACGGTGGGTAATTTTCTGGACGCCATAAATTTTACTGCTACAATAGATCCTCCTAAAATTACAGATGGTGATGTTGATCCAGTTTCAGGGGCAATAGTTAAAACAATTAATACTAATACTTCTACTACTTTTACAGTGTCTGGATATCCCGGTGCCATTATTTCCTGGTACGATTCAACCGGAAGTGTATTGTTACATCAAGGTACTACTTTTACAACTCCAATTTTAACAGTAAACACAAAATATAAACTTAAACAAAAGAGTAGTGCAAATTGTGAAAGTAGTTTACAGGAGATTGAGGTTCGTATAGAAACTCCAACAATTTCTGCCTGGTTAAATGTAAGGGACGCAAATAATAATGGTATAATTGAACCGGGAGAAAATATCACTTTTATTTTAAGATTATCAAATACTGATCCTAATCATAAAACTCTTAAAAACGTAACGGGTTCTATTGATATGCCGGCTCATACAACTTTGGTGAGAGGACCGGAATTTATTACCCCTTCAGATAATTCCTTTTCATCTATTGGTGGTTCCACATATACAGATTTTCCGTATCTCTGGAATTTAGACTATATGCGTGATCCGGCTGTGTTAATCGTTGTAAAAGCAGATTGTGACTTAACCGATATAATGCAAATAGAGACCATAGGAAGAATATATATAGATGGGGAAGAGGTAAAAATATCAGTTCCTTCTATTCCAATATCAGATACTGGAACATGGGTAACAACTCCGGGAAATAATAAGTATTTAAATCCACCAACGTTAGTAAATTGTCAAAATTCTGCAGGTTGCCCTTCAGGACTGCCTGTTGCTACTAGTAAAGTAACAGTATTAAATATTACTAATCCTTCAACAGTATTTTTACCAGCTACTATAGATCTGGCAACAACTGTAAACGCAAATAGCTCACTGGGAATTTTAAGCTACTGGAAAGATTCTTTAGCAACGATTCCTTTAACAAATTCTGAAACGGTAGCCGTTTCCGGCACTTATTATATTAAAAACACAACACCTAACGGTTGTCAGATAATTAAACCAGTAGTCGTAACTGTAAATCCAAAACCAGCAATAATTGATGCCAAAGGAATTACGATTTGTAAAGGTGAATCCGGATCATTAACTGCAACTACAGATAGTAAAGCTGAAACGGTGTTTACTGGTACTTGGAATCCTCTTACAGATCCCAAAACATATATGCCAACTAATCCGCGTGTTAATCCTGGAATACCAACTCCACCCTGCTCATTTAATTCAACAGCTACTGCAACATACCATACTAAAACTTTTTCAGTAAATGTAACTGGTATTTACACTATGAAACTGACAGGTTTAAATACTGATTATAGAGCAGGATATATTTACAAAGGTAATTATACACTAGGCACTTGTCCCGGAGATGGAACATGGATTGTGGAAGGCGATGATTATGGCGTTTCGGGGGGGCAAATCCCTACACTTACTGCACGTCTCGAAGTAGGTACTCTCTATACATTAGTATCTCTTGTAAATGCATCTATTTCACAAAAACCAATAGACTATACATGGACATTAACGCCTCCTGAGGACGGCGGATTTTTCTTAAATCCTACAAATTCATGGTATACTTCAGAAACAGGGGGTAATCCAATTGCCTGGGGTTCTAATTTTAATCCTGCTGGAGTTCCCGGATCAGGTTTACCTGATACTAATACACCTGGCAAAACGACTTATTATATTTGGGATGGGATAACCGGTTCTCCTAGAATTGCGGTAGATTTTGTGATTTTACCAGAAGTAGCAAAACCTATAATTAGTACAACAGCTTCAACATGCAGCATGGAAGGCATCAATAAAATTGATAATTATGTTGGTGGCAACACTTATACCTTTGATCCATTGGGACCTGAGGTTTCTGCAAGTAGTGTTATAACCGGAATGATTCCAGGAATAGACTATACGGTTACTTCACGTGATGCGAATACTAATTGTACATCGACTGCATCTGCTCAATTTAGTAAGGTGGCTTTTGATAATTCTAATTGTTTGCCCTTTCTGACAACAGCTGTAAAGTCAATAACCAAGAATGTTTGCAATACTTTTGGGGAAATTATTTCTTATGAAATTACAATCAGCAATACAGGATTTGAAACTGCCAAAGGAGTTGAACTAAATTTAATTTTCCCAACCGGAATGTCTTTTGATTCTGCTACAGCATCGTATTCGAATAGTGCCAGTGGTCCAATAGGACAATTGACTAATGCTAATAGCTCAACTAATCCAATAGTACGGGGATTTGAGATTCCTTTTAATAGTATAGTGATAATTTCACTAAAAGGAAAAATTACTTCTGTATTTCCATCAGGAACTTATAGTGTAAATGCACAGGCAACCTACAATGACCCAACATCGCGTAATCCTAATAAAAAAATAACTCCTTATATAAATTCTTACGCAGGACTAAATAATTATGAAATAGGAGGAGATGTGCTTGGATCTAATTTTAATGGAAGTTTAACTACGGATGATGATGTAAAGATTAATGCGATGCCATTGACGCCAACAATGAGCAAAAAAGATGCAACGTGCTCGGCGGCAGCTACAAGTACCATCAGCAATTATGTTGCAGGGAATACTTATACTTTTGATCCAGCAGGACCAACTGTAGATACAGCAGGACTTATCAGCGGAATGGTAATTGGAACTCCGTATTCCGTAACTTCAGGAGATACTAACTGTACTTCTGCAGCATCAGTTCCTTTTAGCAATGCAGCTCAGTTGGCAACAGCCGAAGTTCCAACTATAACTGCTGTAACAGCAACTTGCTCGGCGGCAGCTACAAGTACCATCAGCAATTATGTTGCAGGGAATATTTATACTTTTGATCCAGCAGGACCAACTGTGGATACAGCAGGACTTATCAGCGGAATGGTAATTGGAACTCCGTATACTGTAACCTCAGGAGATGCTAACTGTACTTCTGCAGCATCTGTGCCTTTTAGTAATGCAGCTCAGTTGACAACAGCCGAAGTTCCGGTAATTGAAAAAACTCCTGCAACTTGCTCGGCGGCAGCTACAAGTACCATCAGCAATTATGTTTTGGGCAATACCTATACTTTTGATCCAGCAGGACCAACTGTGGATACAGCAGGACTTATCAGCGGAATGGTAATTGGAACTCCGTATACTGTAACTTCAGGAGATGCTAATTGTACTTCTGCAGCATCAGTTCCTTTTAGTAATGCAGCTCAGTTGGCAACAGCAGAGGTTCCAACTATAACTGCTGTAACAGCAACTTGTTCGGCGGCAGCTACAAGTACCATCAGCAATTATGTTTTGGGCAATACTTATGCTTTTGATCCGACAGGACCAACTGTGGATACAGCAGGACTTATCAGCGGAATGGTAATTGGAACTCCGTATTCCGTAACTTCAGGAGATACTAACTGTACTTCTGCAGCATCAGTTCCTTTTAGCAATGCAGCTCAGTTGGCAACAGCCGAAGTTCCAACTATAACTGCTGTAACAGCAACTTGCTCGGCGGCAGCTACAAGTACCATCAGCAATTATGTTGCAGGGAATATTTATACTTTTGATCCAGCAGGACCAACTGTGGATACAGCAGGACTTATCAGCGGAATGGTAATTGGAACTCCGTATACTGTAACTTCAGGAGATACCAGCTGTACTTCTGCAGCATCAGTTCCTTTTAGCAATACAGCTCAGTTGGCAACAGCAGAGGTTCCAACTATAACTGCTGTAACAGCAACTTGTTCGGCGGCAGCTACAAGTACCATCAGCAATTATGTTTTGGGCAATACTTATGCTTTTGATCCGACAGGACCAACTGTGGATACAGCAGGACTTATCAGCGGAATGGTAATTGGAACTCCGTATACTGTAACTTCAGGAGATGCTAATTGTACTTCTGCAGCATCAGTTCCTTTTAGCAATGCAGCTCAGTTGACAACAGCAGAGGTTCCAACTATAACTGCTGTAACAGCAACTTGTTCGGCGGCAGCTACAAGTACCATCAGCAATTATGTTTTGGGCAATACTTATGCTTTTGATCCGACAGGACCAACTGTGGATACAGCAGGACTTATCAGTGGAATGGTAATTGGAACTCCGTATACTGCAACTTCAGGAGATGCTAATTGTACTTCTGCAGCATCAGTTCCTTTTAGTAATGCAGCTCAGTTGATAACAGCAGAGGTTCCAACTATAACTGCTGTAACAGCAACGTGCTCGGCGGCAGCTACAAGTACCATCAGCAATTATGCTTTGGGCAATACCTATACTTTTGTTCCAGCAGGACCAACTGTGGATACAGCAGGACTTATCAGCGGAATGGTAATTGGAACTCCGTATTCCGTAACTTCAGGAGACACTAACTGTACTTCTGCAGCATCTGTGCCTTTTAGTAATGCAGCTCAGTTGGCAACAGCAGAGGTTCCGGTAATTGAAAAAACTCCTGCAACTTGCTCGGCGGCAGCTACAAGTACCATCGGCAATTATGTTTTGGGCAATACTTATACTTTTGATCCAGCAGGACCAACTGTGGATACAGCAGGACTTATCAGAGGAATGGTAATTGGAACTCCGTATACTGTAACTTCAGGAGATGCTAACTGTACTTCTGCAGCATCAGTTCCTTTTAGTAATGCAGCTCAGTTGGCAACAGCAGAGGTTCCAACTATAACTGCTGTAACAGCAACTTGCTCGGCGGCAGCTACAAGTACCATCAGCAATTATGTTGCAGGGAATACCTATACTTTTGATCCGACAGGACCAACTGTAGATACAGCAGGGCTTATCAGCGGAATGGTAATTGGAGCTTCGTATTCCGTAACTTCAGGAGATACTAACTGTACTTCTGCAGCATCTGTGCCTTTTAGTAATGCAGCTCAGTTGATAACAGCAGAGGTTCCAACTATAACTGCTGTAACAGCAACTTGCTCGGCGGCAGCTACAAGTACCATCAGCAATTATGTTGCAGGGAATATTTATACTTTTGTTCCAGCAGGACCAACTGTGGATACAGCAGGACTTATCAGCGGAATGATAATTGGAACTCCGTATACTGTAACTTCAGGAGATGCTAATTGTACTTCTGCAGCATCAGTTCCTTTTAGTAATGCAGCTCAGTTGGCAACAGCAGAGGTTCCAACTATAACTGCTGTAACAGCAACTTGTTCGGCGGCAGCTACAAGTACCATCAGCAATTATGTTTTGGGCAATACTTATGCTTTTGATCCGACAGGACCAACTGTGGATACAGCAGGACTTATCAGCGGAATGGTAATTGGAGCTTCGTATTCCGTAACTTCAGGAGATACTAACTGTACTTCTGCAGCATCAGTTCCTTTTAGCAATGCGGCTCAGTTGATAACAGCCGAAGTTCCAACTATAACTGCTGTAACAGCAACTTGTTCGGCAGCAGCTACAAGTACCATCAGCAATTATGTTGCAGGGAATATTTATACTTTTGATCCAGCAGGACCAACTGTGGATACAGCAGGACTTATCAGCGGAATGGTAATTGGAACTCCGTATACTGTAACTTCAGGAGATACCAGCTGTACTTCTGCAGCATCAGTTCCTTTTAGCAATACAGCTCAGTTGGCAACAGCAGAGGTTCCAACTATAACTGCTGTAACAGCAACTTGTTCGGCGGCAGCTACAAGTACCATCAGCAATTATGTTTTGGGCAATACTTATGCTTTTGATCCGACAGGACCAACTGTGGATACAGCAGGACTTATCAGCGGAATGGTAATTGGAACTCCGTATACTGTAACTTCAGGAGATGCTAATTGTACTTCTGCAGCATCAGTTCCTTTTAGCAATGCAGCTCAGTTGACAACAGCCGAAGTTCCAACATTAAGTACTGTAACACAACCTACCTGCGAAACCACAACAGGAAGTTTTACCATTACAAATTACGATATTTTATATAATTATACAATAACTCCAGAAACAGGAGTTGTTCAAACAGGAGCTATAGTAGTTGCTCCAGTCGGGCAATATTTAGTATACGCTAAAAATGGAGATTGCAAATCTGAACCTGAAAATGTTTTCATTATTGCCCCTTCAACATTAACCGCTGACCTTGTTACAAATAGTATAATTCCAGAATATTGTTCAGCAGATAAAGACGGATCATTCAAGATTGAAATTACAGGAGGAATAATGCCTTATACCGTAAGTTTAGATAATAAAAATGGTACATATACTGAAATCAACGATAATGAGAATACTTTTATGAATCTTGGTGGAGGCTCACATACCGTTTATATCAAAGATGCATCAGATTGTGTTACAGAACTTGAAGTGATTATGCCAAAAGCAACTGTAATTAATCCTGTCGCAAACGTTAGTTATTCTTGTCTGAATGATATTCCGTCAAACTCAGTTACAATTTCAGTAGACCCAAGTATTACAGATCTTAATGATTTAGACTACTCTCTGGACGGAATAACTTACCAATCAGATAATACTTTTGTAAATATCCCCCCAGGTAGTCACACGATAAAAGCGAGACACACAAATGGCTGTACACAATCAACCAGAGAATTTATTGTTGACTATATTGAACCTCTAACGTTAACGTTAGCTGATGGAGAACTAAATGAGATTGTAGCAACTACAACAGGTGGGGAAGGACAATACAGATATTCTTTTGAAGGAGAATCTTATAGTACCGTTAATAAGTTCATTATTTATAAATCAGGAACATATACAGTTACTGTAACAGATAAAAATGGATGTACAGCTACCGCTTCAAGATATTTCGAGTACATCGATGTTTGTATACCAAATCACTTTACTCCTAACGGAGATGGAGTAAATGACGAATGGGGTCCAGGATGCAGTATAAATTACAAGCACTTAACGTTCACGATTTTTGACAGACACGGTCGTATAATCGGTAATTATATGTTTGGTCAAAAATGGGATGGGAAATACAATGGCACAGAGTTGTCTTCCGGTGATTACTGGTATGTATTGAAACTCAACGACAATAAGGACAACAGAGAGTTTGTTGGACATTTCACCCTTTACAGATAA
- a CDS encoding type IX secretion system membrane protein PorP/SprF: MKKIIITIILMAVTTGYSQELNLPVFTQYLSDNPFVVSPTYAGIGDNLRIRANGLTQWVGIKDAPNNQSLYADFRVLDRSGVGISLYNDSNGYTKQMGAKISFAHHLILDYYSKQYLSLGISYNFNNFKIDVDKFRPTYENPISDPGITNNRYVANSNFDVGALYRNKGYFLSLNISNILEKKIDQFTGIEPSLLRNYQLYTGYTFKAASNNKVEFEPSVYYQMFASDKRSSTDLNFKYRQYNRYEDYFWIGVSYRFLNDQVLEPLMIGPMAGFKKNDFYFGYSYQASLNQLGAYNSGTHVVTIGIDFLRGISNCPCTQSPVHH, encoded by the coding sequence ATGAAAAAAATTATCATAACAATTATACTTATGGCTGTAACAACAGGTTACAGCCAGGAGTTAAACTTACCGGTTTTTACACAATATTTATCAGATAATCCATTTGTTGTATCGCCAACCTATGCCGGAATTGGAGACAACCTAAGAATTCGCGCCAATGGTTTAACGCAATGGGTGGGCATTAAAGATGCACCAAACAATCAATCTCTATATGCTGATTTTAGAGTTTTGGATCGTTCCGGAGTGGGGATTTCACTTTATAATGACAGCAATGGATATACTAAACAAATGGGGGCTAAAATATCATTTGCCCATCACTTAATTTTAGATTATTATTCAAAGCAATATTTGTCACTTGGGATTTCTTACAACTTTAATAATTTTAAAATTGACGTTGATAAATTCAGACCTACTTATGAAAACCCAATTTCAGATCCCGGCATTACGAATAATCGATATGTAGCTAACAGCAACTTTGATGTAGGAGCATTATACAGAAACAAAGGTTATTTTTTGAGTCTGAATATCAGTAATATACTCGAGAAAAAGATAGATCAATTCACCGGAATAGAGCCAAGTTTACTTCGCAACTATCAATTGTATACAGGATATACGTTTAAAGCTGCTAGCAATAACAAGGTAGAATTCGAACCTTCTGTATATTATCAAATGTTTGCCAGTGATAAGCGTTCCAGTACAGATTTAAATTTTAAGTACCGACAATACAATCGTTACGAAGATTATTTTTGGATCGGAGTTTCTTACCGTTTCTTAAACGATCAGGTTTTAGAACCCTTAATGATCGGACCAATGGCAGGATTTAAAAAGAATGATTTCTATTTTGGATATTCTTATCAGGCATCATTAAACCAGCTTGGAGCTTACAATTCAGGAACACATGTTGTTACTATTGGTATTGACTTTTTACGCGGAATCAGTAATTGTCCTTGTACGCAAAGTCCGGTTCATCACTAA
- a CDS encoding rhodanese-related sulfurtransferase, with protein MQLYNTLSAEERAIMIDDAGKQRLTLSFYAYAKIQDPKKFRDDLFLAWNKLDALGRIYVANEGINAQMSIPEENLEAFRETLEVYDFMKGIRLNEAVEHDDHSFLKLTIKVRDKIVADGLNDETFDVTDIGVHLKAKEFNEILDDPNTIVVDFRNHYESEVGHFKGAITPDVETFRESLPIINEQLQNHKEDKNLVMYCTGGIRCEKASAYFKHQGFKNVYQLEGGIINYAKQIEEEGLESKFIGKNFVFDNRLGERITEDIISQCHQCGKPCDNHTNCENDGCHLLFIQCDECKAAMENCCSTECLDVIHMPLVDQVRLRTGKQVGNKVFRKGKSENLKFKHSGELSNASLGTAEKPADIRQKIKVKKALLGKAEHYYVKAKVGQFTVENQELNVGDKILISGPTTGDQELVLDRMIVDGAETTIAKIGDKVTFEVPFRIRLSDKIYKVLN; from the coding sequence ATGCAACTGTACAACACTTTAAGCGCAGAAGAAAGAGCCATCATGATCGATGATGCCGGTAAACAACGACTAACGTTGTCTTTCTATGCGTATGCCAAAATTCAAGATCCCAAAAAATTTCGCGATGATTTATTTTTAGCCTGGAATAAGCTCGATGCTTTAGGCCGAATTTACGTTGCCAACGAAGGAATAAACGCTCAGATGAGTATTCCTGAAGAAAATTTGGAGGCTTTTAGAGAAACTCTTGAAGTGTACGATTTCATGAAAGGCATACGATTGAATGAAGCTGTAGAACATGATGATCATTCGTTTTTGAAATTGACCATTAAAGTTCGTGATAAAATTGTTGCCGATGGTTTAAACGATGAAACATTTGATGTAACAGATATTGGTGTTCACTTGAAAGCCAAAGAATTCAATGAAATTTTAGATGATCCAAACACAATTGTAGTTGACTTTAGAAATCATTACGAAAGTGAAGTTGGACATTTTAAAGGCGCTATTACTCCGGATGTTGAAACTTTCAGAGAGAGTTTGCCAATAATCAACGAACAGCTTCAAAATCATAAAGAAGATAAAAACCTGGTAATGTACTGTACCGGTGGAATTCGCTGTGAAAAAGCAAGTGCTTATTTTAAACACCAGGGTTTTAAGAATGTTTATCAGTTAGAAGGCGGAATTATTAATTACGCCAAACAAATTGAGGAAGAAGGTTTGGAAAGCAAGTTCATCGGGAAAAACTTTGTGTTTGATAATCGTCTTGGCGAAAGAATTACCGAAGATATTATCTCCCAATGTCACCAATGCGGAAAACCTTGTGACAATCATACCAATTGCGAAAATGACGGATGCCATTTATTATTTATTCAATGTGATGAATGTAAAGCCGCCATGGAAAATTGCTGTTCTACAGAATGTCTGGATGTTATACATATGCCTTTGGTTGACCAAGTTCGTTTAAGAACCGGAAAACAAGTTGGAAACAAAGTTTTTAGAAAGGGAAAATCTGAAAATTTAAAGTTCAAACATTCCGGAGAACTATCAAATGCTTCTTTAGGCACAGCCGAAAAGCCAGCTGATATCCGTCAAAAGATTAAAGTAAAAAAAGCATTACTTGGAAAAGCAGAACATTATTACGTTAAAGCAAAAGTTGGACAATTTACTGTTGAAAATCAAGAATTAAATGTTGGTGATAAAATCTTAATTTCAGGACCAACAACCGGTGATCAGGAATTGGTTTTAGATAGAATGATCGTTGATGGAGCTGAAACCACAATAGCAAAAATTGGAGATAAAGTTACTTTCGAAGTTCCATTCAGAATAAGATTATCAGACAAAATATATAAGGTTTTAAACTAA